In Paraburkholderia phenazinium, the following are encoded in one genomic region:
- the alc gene encoding allantoicase, with protein MALPILDPNAPDFTRRYVNLADPRLGAQALEASDDFFAPKDRMLNPEPAVFIPGKYDDHGKWMDGWETRRKRTTGYDWCVVKLARPGVIKGLDLDTSHFTGNFPPAASVEAARVVDGVPNQSTQWTEIVPSTTLQGNSHHYHEVSDANAYTHLRVNIYPDGGIARLRVYGQPQVDWAGASRTEQFDLAAMENGAYLVAANNQHFGAASTILMPGRGVNMGDGWETRRRREPGNDWAIVALAQPGVIRKIEVDTAHFKGNYPDRCSIQAAYVTGGTDSSLITQAMFWPVLLGEQKLKMDNQHYFESELASLGPVTHVRFNIIPDGGVSRLRLWGTLA; from the coding sequence ATGGCACTCCCGATTCTCGACCCTAACGCCCCGGACTTCACGCGCCGCTATGTGAACCTGGCGGACCCGCGTCTCGGCGCGCAGGCGCTCGAGGCGAGCGACGATTTCTTCGCGCCGAAGGACCGGATGCTGAATCCGGAACCTGCTGTCTTCATTCCGGGCAAATACGACGATCACGGCAAGTGGATGGACGGCTGGGAAACGCGCCGCAAGCGCACCACCGGTTACGACTGGTGCGTGGTGAAGCTGGCGCGTCCGGGCGTGATCAAGGGTCTCGACCTCGATACGAGCCACTTCACGGGCAATTTCCCGCCGGCGGCGTCGGTGGAGGCGGCACGCGTGGTGGACGGTGTGCCGAACCAGTCGACCCAGTGGACCGAAATCGTTCCGTCGACCACGCTGCAAGGCAATAGCCACCACTATCACGAAGTCAGCGACGCCAATGCGTACACGCACCTGCGCGTGAACATCTACCCGGACGGCGGGATTGCGCGTCTGCGCGTCTACGGCCAGCCGCAAGTGGACTGGGCCGGCGCGAGCCGCACCGAGCAGTTCGATCTGGCCGCGATGGAAAACGGCGCGTATCTGGTCGCCGCGAACAACCAGCACTTCGGCGCTGCGTCGACGATCCTGATGCCGGGTCGTGGTGTCAATATGGGCGACGGCTGGGAAACGCGCCGTCGTCGCGAACCGGGTAACGACTGGGCGATCGTCGCGCTGGCGCAACCGGGCGTGATCCGCAAGATCGAAGTGGATACGGCGCACTTCAAGGGCAACTATCCGGACCGTTGCTCGATCCAGGCGGCGTACGTGACGGGCGGTACGGACAGCTCGCTGATCACGCAAGCCATGTTCTGGCCGGTGCTGCTGGGTGAACAGAAACTGAAGATGGACAACCAGCACTATTTCGAAAGCGAACTCGCGTCGCTCGGGCCGGTGACGCACGTGCGCTTTAACATCATTCCGGACGGCGGTGTCTCGCGTCTGCGTCTGTGGGGTACGCTCGCATAA
- a CDS encoding ureidoglycolate lyase, which produces MKTLAIEPLTKDAFALFGDVIELEGAKQIPINLGTTIRYHDLAKVDVTDEGGRALVNLFRGQPRVLPFEVKMLERHPLGSQAFVPLNDKPYLVVVAPAGELDAAQIRAFVTSGWQGVNYAKGVWHHPLIALGDVSDFVVVDRGGDGLNLNEQDLAESLWLTEDALSAVTV; this is translated from the coding sequence ATGAAAACGCTCGCCATCGAACCGTTGACGAAGGATGCGTTCGCCCTGTTCGGCGACGTGATCGAACTCGAAGGCGCGAAGCAGATTCCGATCAACCTCGGCACCACGATCCGCTATCACGATCTCGCGAAGGTGGACGTGACGGACGAGGGCGGTCGTGCGCTGGTGAACCTGTTTCGCGGCCAGCCGCGCGTGCTGCCGTTCGAGGTGAAGATGCTCGAGCGACATCCGCTCGGCAGTCAGGCGTTTGTGCCGCTGAACGACAAGCCGTATCTCGTCGTCGTGGCGCCGGCCGGCGAGCTCGATGCTGCGCAGATTCGCGCGTTCGTGACGAGCGGCTGGCAGGGCGTGAACTACGCGAAGGGCGTGTGGCATCACCCACTGATCGCGCTTGGCGATGTGAGCGATTTCGTCGTGGTGGATCGTGGCGGTGACGGGCTCAATCTTAACGAGCAGGATCTTGCCGAGTCGCTGTGGTTGACCGAGGACGCATTGAGCGCGGTGACGGTTTGA
- a CDS encoding helix-turn-helix domain-containing protein: MTTLADVSDMLKEVRRETSLSQYELARRAGVARTTVARMETLAKNDMSVSVLVRLLEAAGYDLKVVAHGHGRTLEDILAEQRATSGPNQ; the protein is encoded by the coding sequence ATGACTACACTCGCCGATGTCTCGGACATGCTAAAGGAAGTGCGTCGCGAAACCAGTCTGTCACAGTATGAACTGGCGCGGCGCGCCGGTGTTGCGCGAACTACCGTCGCACGCATGGAAACACTCGCGAAAAATGACATGAGCGTATCGGTACTCGTGCGTCTGCTCGAAGCGGCAGGCTACGATCTCAAGGTCGTCGCGCATGGTCATGGCCGCACGCTCGAGGATATCCTCGCCGAGCAACGCGCTACGTCGGGTCCCAACCAATGA
- a CDS encoding GntR family transcriptional regulator, with product MSTPSLAGSNGSKPEAIAERIRAAILEHRLAPGAKLTEAQLCEVFGVKRGPIRQALALLATDRLVDLEPNRGAFVASPSLQEVHEVFEMRRIIELAVVERICAGHGPRRLKNMGSMIGRERKAFETRDFSAWIRLSGEFHTALASLTGNTVLCDCLNGLVARSTLISALYESLGRSPCSFEDHEAILAALDAGDAKEAAALMSRHLQSVELKMLDRPARGAADLHEVFGLRPGKTAAA from the coding sequence ATGTCGACCCCATCCCTAGCCGGCTCAAATGGTTCGAAACCCGAAGCGATCGCCGAGCGCATCCGCGCCGCGATCCTCGAGCATCGGCTCGCGCCTGGGGCCAAGCTCACGGAAGCACAGTTGTGCGAAGTATTCGGCGTCAAGCGCGGACCGATCCGCCAGGCGCTCGCGCTTCTCGCGACCGACCGGCTCGTCGATCTCGAGCCGAACCGCGGCGCCTTCGTCGCGAGTCCGTCGCTGCAGGAAGTGCACGAAGTGTTCGAGATGCGTCGCATCATCGAGCTGGCGGTGGTGGAGCGGATCTGCGCTGGACATGGTCCGCGTCGTCTGAAGAATATGGGCAGCATGATTGGCCGCGAACGCAAGGCGTTCGAAACGCGCGATTTTTCTGCGTGGATCCGCCTCTCCGGCGAGTTCCACACGGCACTGGCCTCGCTCACGGGCAATACGGTGTTGTGCGACTGCCTGAATGGACTGGTTGCGCGTTCAACCTTGATTTCGGCTTTGTACGAATCGCTCGGGCGCAGCCCGTGTTCGTTCGAAGACCACGAAGCGATTCTCGCCGCGCTCGACGCCGGCGATGCCAAAGAGGCGGCGGCCCTGATGTCGCGCCATTTGCAAAGCGTCGAACTGAAGATGCTCGACAGGCCGGCCCGCGGCGCAGCGGATCTGCACGAAGTGTTCGGCTTACGGCCGGGAAAGACCGCGGCAGCCTGA
- a CDS encoding type II toxin-antitoxin system HipA family toxin, whose product MRLDVQVQGRKVATLFRERDEYVLQYEADAAPGDFVSLTMPVRQEAWRWPRDLHPFFRQNLPEGYLLNLIREQFGPLLDGTDLSLLAVVGAMGIGRVTVTPEGVAPGTELQALDIKDVLHGDNTAEHFAALVRDYARAAISGAVPKFIAPQRSSTERPAFDGPLGKPTIRTSRYIVKGSDENTPFLGFNEFYSMRVLERLGVAPVARTQMSDDGRALVVERFDVNAEGFPVHGVEDMCGLLGLPPHEKYNSTTEKVLNVAKAYLLDRISMRQQLEQLGWHLLSNYVVRNADCHTKNIALFYTSVDDVAFTPVYDIVTTQAYPRFAVNPPGLAVDGRKTWAAGKALERFFNSRAGIAPPKYAAMVEALCDSAVTVGHEVIEAAKNEPQWRGVAKQMLHAWNDGMESLRTPKKSVQFKNLKPVIAAAGFSAPEPPERSREIIGQSPLLAKRGRTKN is encoded by the coding sequence ATGAGGCTCGATGTCCAGGTGCAAGGCAGAAAAGTTGCGACGCTCTTTCGCGAGCGCGACGAATATGTCCTTCAATATGAAGCCGACGCTGCTCCGGGCGATTTCGTCAGCCTGACCATGCCTGTACGCCAGGAAGCATGGCGTTGGCCACGCGACCTGCATCCGTTCTTTCGCCAGAATCTGCCCGAAGGCTATTTGCTGAACCTGATCCGGGAACAATTTGGGCCCTTGCTCGACGGGACCGACTTGTCGCTACTCGCGGTGGTGGGTGCAATGGGAATCGGACGTGTCACCGTGACACCCGAGGGCGTCGCGCCCGGCACCGAGTTGCAGGCCCTGGATATCAAAGATGTCCTTCATGGCGACAACACCGCGGAGCATTTTGCCGCGCTGGTTCGCGATTACGCGCGCGCCGCCATCTCGGGTGCCGTACCGAAGTTCATCGCGCCGCAAAGAAGCTCGACGGAGCGCCCTGCCTTTGATGGTCCGCTTGGCAAACCCACGATTCGGACCAGCCGATACATCGTCAAAGGTTCGGACGAGAATACGCCGTTCCTTGGCTTCAACGAGTTCTATTCGATGCGCGTGCTCGAACGTCTCGGCGTGGCGCCCGTAGCGCGTACACAGATGTCGGACGATGGCCGGGCACTCGTCGTCGAACGCTTCGACGTCAATGCAGAAGGGTTCCCCGTTCATGGGGTCGAAGACATGTGCGGGTTGCTCGGTCTGCCGCCGCATGAAAAATACAACTCGACCACGGAGAAAGTACTCAATGTCGCGAAAGCTTATTTGCTGGATCGGATCAGCATGCGGCAGCAGTTGGAACAATTAGGCTGGCATCTGCTTAGCAACTATGTGGTGCGTAACGCGGATTGCCATACCAAGAACATTGCTCTTTTCTATACGTCCGTCGATGACGTCGCATTCACACCTGTCTACGACATTGTGACCACGCAGGCCTATCCGCGCTTTGCAGTGAATCCTCCTGGACTGGCAGTCGATGGCCGTAAGACATGGGCGGCCGGCAAAGCGCTTGAACGCTTTTTCAATTCCCGCGCCGGCATCGCACCACCCAAATATGCGGCAATGGTGGAGGCCTTATGCGACTCTGCGGTGACGGTCGGCCATGAAGTGATCGAGGCAGCAAAGAACGAGCCGCAATGGCGCGGCGTAGCCAAACAGATGCTGCACGCGTGGAACGATGGCATGGAGTCGCTGCGCACTCCGAAGAAAAGCGTTCAGTTCAAGAACCTCAAACCTGTCATCGCAGCAGCCGGCTTTTCGGCACCGGAGCCCCCGGAGCGTTCACGCGAAATCATCGGACAGTCGCCGTTACTTGCCAAACGCGGCCGCACGAAAAACTGA
- a CDS encoding aspartate/glutamate racemase family protein: MRIKLINPNTTVRMTEAMGRCAREVVAPGTELIAVSPSMGPPSIEGYYDEALATPGLLAEIAAGEREGCDGYVIACFGDPGLYAARELARGPVIGIAEAAMHAASVLAPGFSVVTTLSRTCGMAWHLAERYGMTRFCRNVRATDVAVLELDQPGSAARRIILDECRRALEEDGSDAIVLGCAGMAELCAEIEDALGAPVVEGVTAAVKWVEALVTLRLATAKRGDYARPLAKRYDGALEAFSPTEANPNPMPPRVSRAGRM; encoded by the coding sequence ATGCGTATCAAACTGATCAACCCGAACACCACCGTGCGCATGACGGAGGCGATGGGGCGCTGCGCACGGGAAGTCGTCGCACCTGGGACCGAACTGATCGCGGTGAGTCCGTCCATGGGGCCGCCGTCGATCGAGGGCTATTACGACGAGGCGCTCGCCACGCCCGGCCTGCTGGCCGAGATCGCAGCGGGCGAGCGCGAAGGCTGCGACGGTTACGTGATTGCGTGTTTCGGCGACCCCGGCCTGTATGCGGCACGTGAACTGGCGCGTGGGCCCGTGATCGGGATTGCCGAAGCGGCGATGCACGCGGCCAGTGTGCTGGCGCCAGGCTTTTCGGTCGTGACGACGCTCTCACGCACCTGCGGCATGGCCTGGCACCTTGCCGAGCGCTACGGCATGACGCGCTTTTGCCGCAACGTGCGCGCTACCGATGTCGCGGTGCTCGAGCTGGACCAGCCAGGGTCCGCCGCGCGCCGCATCATTCTCGACGAATGCCGCCGCGCGCTGGAAGAGGACGGGTCGGACGCCATCGTGCTCGGTTGCGCGGGGATGGCCGAACTCTGTGCGGAGATCGAGGACGCGCTGGGGGCGCCGGTTGTCGAAGGAGTGACGGCCGCGGTGAAGTGGGTGGAGGCGCTGGTGACGTTGCGCCTTGCCACCGCCAAGCGCGGCGACTATGCGCGGCCGCTGGCGAAACGCTACGACGGCGCGCTGGAAGCCTTCAGCCCGACGGAGGCTAATCCAAACCCGATGCCGCCCCGCGTTTCCCGCGCCGGCCGGATGTGA
- a CDS encoding NCS1 family nucleobase:cation symporter-1, with product MAQFSAAPRNPAIPAFDDEGPATDPGIPTGYSERLYNEDLAPLRHQTWSAYNIFAFWMSDVHSVGGYVFAGSLFALGLTSWQVLIALLVGITIVNLLCNLIAKPSQQNGVPYPVACRATFGVLGANIPAVIRGLIAVAWYGIQTYLASSALVIVLLKFFPQLLPYADVHRHGFMGLSTVGWCGFMLLWVLQALVFWHGMETIKKFIDFAGPAVYVVMFVLAGYMVWRAGWQNIGINLGGVKYHGLEVVPVMITAISLVVSYFSGPMLNFGDFSRYGKSFRSVKKGNFWGLPVNFLAFSLVTVVTTAATLPVFGQLITDPVETVGRIDYPSAVILGALTFTIATIGINIVANFVSPAFDFSNVAPRFISWRMGGMLAAVASIFITPWNLFNNPAVIHYTLDVLGSFIGPLYGVLIVDFYLVKRQKIVLNDLYTVSETGAYWYRNGVNYKAVAALLPAAVIAVICVMVPSLDGMANFSWFIGAALGAVFYRALTIR from the coding sequence ATGGCTCAGTTCAGTGCAGCACCGCGTAATCCCGCTATTCCCGCCTTCGACGATGAAGGTCCCGCTACCGACCCCGGCATACCTACCGGCTACAGCGAGCGCCTCTATAACGAAGACCTCGCGCCGCTGCGTCACCAGACCTGGAGTGCGTACAACATCTTCGCGTTCTGGATGTCAGACGTACACAGCGTGGGCGGTTACGTGTTCGCCGGCAGTCTGTTCGCACTCGGTCTCACCAGTTGGCAGGTGCTGATTGCGTTGCTGGTCGGCATTACCATCGTCAACCTGTTGTGCAACCTGATTGCCAAGCCGAGCCAGCAGAACGGCGTGCCGTATCCAGTCGCGTGTCGTGCGACGTTCGGCGTGCTCGGTGCGAACATTCCCGCAGTGATTCGCGGCCTGATCGCCGTCGCGTGGTACGGCATTCAGACGTATCTCGCGTCGAGTGCACTGGTGATCGTGCTGCTGAAATTTTTCCCGCAACTGCTGCCCTACGCGGACGTGCATCGTCATGGGTTCATGGGACTTTCCACAGTCGGCTGGTGCGGCTTCATGTTGCTATGGGTGCTGCAGGCCCTGGTGTTCTGGCACGGCATGGAGACGATCAAGAAGTTTATCGATTTCGCCGGGCCGGCCGTGTACGTGGTGATGTTCGTCCTTGCGGGCTATATGGTGTGGCGCGCGGGCTGGCAGAACATTGGCATCAACCTGGGCGGCGTCAAATATCACGGGCTCGAAGTGGTGCCGGTGATGATCACGGCAATCTCGCTGGTGGTGTCGTATTTCTCGGGACCGATGCTGAATTTCGGCGATTTCTCCCGCTACGGCAAGAGCTTCCGCAGCGTGAAGAAAGGCAATTTCTGGGGCTTGCCGGTCAACTTCCTCGCTTTCTCGCTGGTGACCGTGGTCACGACCGCCGCGACGCTGCCGGTGTTCGGCCAGTTGATCACCGACCCGGTGGAAACGGTCGGCCGCATCGACTATCCGAGCGCGGTGATTCTCGGTGCGTTGACCTTTACGATTGCGACGATCGGGATCAATATCGTGGCTAACTTCGTTTCGCCGGCCTTCGATTTCTCCAACGTTGCACCGCGGTTCATCAGTTGGCGCATGGGCGGGATGCTGGCAGCGGTCGCGTCGATTTTCATTACGCCGTGGAACCTGTTCAACAACCCGGCAGTGATTCACTACACGCTCGATGTGCTGGGCAGTTTCATCGGTCCTTTGTATGGTGTCCTGATTGTTGATTTTTATCTGGTGAAGCGTCAGAAGATCGTACTGAACGATCTCTACACCGTGTCCGAAACGGGCGCGTACTGGTATCGCAACGGTGTGAATTACAAGGCCGTCGCCGCCTTGCTGCCCGCTGCGGTGATTGCGGTGATCTGCGTGATGGTGCCGTCGCTCGACGGCATGGCCAATTTCTCGTGGTTCATCGGTGCGGCGCTCGGCGCCGTGTTCTACCGCGCTTTGACCATCCGGTAA
- the puuE gene encoding allantoinase PuuE: MPLDSNYPRDLIGYGRHPVQANWPGRARVAVQFVLNYEEGGENCVLHGDPGSEQFLSEIVGAAAYPARHMSMESIYEYGSRAGVWRILREFEKRGLPLTVFGVGMAIERHPDLGRAFVELGHEIACHGYRWIHYQDVSPEKEAEHMRLGMEAIERVTGERPLGWYTGRDSPNTHRLVAEYGGFLYDSDYYGDDLPFWMDVEVSGGAKTPQLIVPYTLDTNDMRFASPQGFNTADHFFTYLRDAFDVLYEEGDEAPKMLSIGMHCRLLGRPGRFRALQRFLDHLEQHDRVWVTRRVDIARHWREHHPYQQNYRGAAA, from the coding sequence ATGCCACTCGACTCGAACTATCCACGCGATCTGATCGGCTACGGCCGCCACCCGGTGCAGGCAAACTGGCCCGGACGGGCGCGCGTCGCGGTGCAATTCGTGCTGAATTACGAAGAGGGCGGTGAAAACTGCGTGCTGCATGGCGATCCGGGCTCGGAGCAGTTCCTGTCCGAGATCGTCGGCGCGGCCGCCTATCCGGCGCGCCACATGAGCATGGAGTCGATCTACGAATACGGCTCGCGGGCGGGTGTCTGGCGCATCCTGCGCGAATTCGAAAAACGTGGCTTGCCGTTGACCGTATTCGGCGTCGGCATGGCGATCGAGCGTCATCCCGATCTCGGGCGCGCCTTTGTCGAATTGGGGCATGAGATTGCGTGCCACGGGTACCGCTGGATTCACTATCAGGATGTGTCGCCGGAGAAAGAGGCCGAGCACATGCGCCTCGGCATGGAAGCGATCGAACGCGTGACGGGCGAGCGGCCGCTCGGCTGGTACACCGGCCGCGACAGTCCCAATACGCACCGTCTGGTCGCCGAATACGGCGGCTTCCTGTACGACTCGGATTACTACGGCGACGACCTGCCGTTCTGGATGGATGTCGAGGTCAGCGGCGGCGCGAAGACGCCGCAACTGATCGTGCCGTACACGCTCGATACCAATGACATGCGCTTTGCGAGCCCGCAAGGCTTCAACACCGCCGATCACTTCTTCACATACCTGCGCGATGCGTTCGACGTGCTCTATGAAGAGGGCGACGAAGCGCCGAAGATGCTTTCAATCGGCATGCACTGCCGGCTGCTGGGCCGCCCGGGCCGGTTCCGCGCGCTGCAGCGCTTCCTCGACCATCTCGAACAGCACGATCGCGTGTGGGTCACGCGGCGCGTCGACATTGCGCGGCACTGGCGCGAACACCATCCTTACCAACAAAACTACCGCGGGGCTGCGGCATGA
- the uraD gene encoding 2-oxo-4-hydroxy-4-carboxy-5-ureidoimidazoline decarboxylase has product MKAMQYTLDQLNRISTDAFVAALSGIFEHSPWVAELAAGQRPFASIDALHHTMSNAVETAGETKQLALINAHPELAGKAAVRGELTAESTREQSGAGLSQCTQEEFDKLVGLNAAYREKFGFPFILAVRGYDRHGIIANFEARVNNSRADELRASLDQIYRIARFRLDDLIDA; this is encoded by the coding sequence ATGAAGGCGATGCAATACACTCTGGACCAACTGAACCGCATCTCGACCGACGCATTCGTCGCAGCGCTGTCGGGCATCTTCGAGCATTCGCCGTGGGTCGCGGAACTCGCGGCCGGGCAACGGCCTTTTGCCAGCATCGACGCCTTGCATCACACAATGTCGAACGCAGTCGAAACGGCCGGCGAAACGAAGCAGCTCGCGCTTATCAATGCCCACCCGGAGCTCGCGGGCAAGGCTGCCGTGCGCGGCGAACTGACGGCCGAGTCGACCCGCGAACAGAGCGGTGCGGGCCTGTCCCAATGCACGCAGGAAGAATTCGACAAGCTGGTGGGGCTGAACGCGGCGTATCGCGAGAAATTCGGTTTCCCGTTCATTCTCGCGGTGCGTGGCTATGACCGCCACGGCATCATCGCCAACTTCGAAGCGCGCGTGAACAATAGCCGCGCCGACGAACTGCGCGCGAGCCTCGACCAGATCTACCGTATCGCGCGCTTCAGACTCGACGACCTGATCGACGCGTAA